A single region of the Nocardioides ochotonae genome encodes:
- a CDS encoding NACHT domain-containing protein, giving the protein MTRPAAPAPSSPTDTASPPGVPGLAPDLDGPLAHVAEQLWGPALRAGRLRLSRHAPEPGWHEVERYLVLPSISRASILLPDVPSAALRGALLNYRGLRSGATALQRSVLGAAVTTRMGMPFPRLSVQVPDEPDAGTGEATGDATGGADGRLPLGILEGVLGAGPLLASIGVRTGANRKATLQLVDPEGRPRGFAKLGWDAASAAGIRAETAALEQGPYDGRVRVPRPLASGTLGAQPYVVTAPLPLDVRAVRGPVPAPSAEELAVLCPRDRLAPIAATGQFRALRRRLDALGAPSPTTRPLLALTGDLLDTLAGVPTEVPVTTRWHGDLTPWNVARDGAGTLWCWDWESSEPDAVAGLDALHWYAGVRRERGERLSAATPAALLADAGHLLRAAALPRACDAGVAALWAATIAERALGLALATGDPLDPSRPERWEDDWVRPDEVAALLTGARDLLAGSAADSSTRASR; this is encoded by the coding sequence GTGACCAGGCCTGCCGCCCCTGCCCCGTCCTCGCCCACCGACACCGCCTCGCCGCCCGGGGTCCCCGGGCTCGCACCCGACCTCGACGGCCCGCTCGCCCACGTCGCCGAGCAGCTGTGGGGACCCGCGCTGCGTGCGGGCCGGCTGCGCCTCTCCCGCCACGCCCCGGAACCGGGCTGGCACGAGGTCGAGCGCTACCTGGTGCTGCCCTCGATCTCCCGCGCGAGCATCCTGCTCCCCGACGTGCCCAGCGCCGCCCTGCGCGGGGCGCTGCTCAACTACCGAGGCCTGCGCTCGGGGGCGACCGCGCTCCAGCGCTCGGTGCTCGGCGCCGCCGTCACCACCCGGATGGGGATGCCGTTCCCGCGGCTCTCGGTGCAGGTCCCCGACGAGCCCGATGCCGGAACCGGCGAGGCGACGGGTGACGCGACGGGCGGGGCCGACGGCAGGCTTCCGCTCGGGATCCTCGAGGGCGTCCTCGGGGCCGGGCCGCTGCTGGCCTCGATCGGCGTGCGGACCGGCGCCAACCGCAAGGCCACCCTCCAGCTCGTCGACCCCGAGGGTCGTCCCCGCGGCTTCGCCAAGCTGGGCTGGGACGCCGCCAGCGCCGCAGGCATCCGCGCGGAGACCGCCGCGCTCGAGCAGGGGCCGTACGACGGCCGGGTCCGGGTCCCCCGCCCGCTCGCGTCGGGCACCCTGGGGGCCCAGCCGTACGTCGTGACCGCACCGCTTCCGCTGGACGTCCGGGCGGTCCGGGGCCCGGTGCCGGCGCCCTCGGCGGAGGAGCTGGCGGTGCTGTGCCCGCGCGACCGGCTCGCCCCGATCGCCGCGACCGGGCAGTTCCGCGCCCTGCGCCGCCGCCTCGACGCCCTCGGCGCCCCCAGCCCGACCACCCGTCCGCTCCTGGCGCTCACCGGCGACCTGCTCGACACCCTCGCCGGGGTGCCCACCGAGGTCCCGGTGACCACCCGCTGGCACGGCGACCTCACGCCGTGGAACGTCGCCCGCGACGGCGCCGGCACGCTGTGGTGCTGGGACTGGGAGTCCAGCGAGCCCGACGCGGTCGCCGGGCTCGACGCGCTGCACTGGTACGCCGGGGTGCGCCGCGAGCGCGGCGAGCGCCTGTCCGCCGCGACGCCGGCCGCCCTGCTCGCGGACGCCGGGCACCTGTTGCGCGCGGCGGCGCTGCCGCGCGCCTGCGACGCGGGCGTGGCCGCCCTGTGGGCCGCGACGATCGCGGAGCGGGCGCTGGGCCTGGCCCTGGCCACCGGCGACCCGCTCGACCCGTCGCGCCCGGAGCGCTGGGAGGACGACTGGGTGCGCCCCGACGAGGTGGCGGCGCTGCTCACGGGGGCGCGCGACCTGCTCGCGGGCTCCGCCGCCGACTCCTCGACCCGGGCGTCCCGATGA
- a CDS encoding oligosaccharide flippase family protein has protein sequence MSTTPVAAVPDPAGLTGELRATARGGALSLLGSLFGTAMGFVLVLVLARQLGPSGSGLVLQAMGIFMICLSLARLGTDTTAVWLVPRLRHEQPAQVRAACLLLLGLAGTAGLTVWACWLLLRPVLIGHGIDVVDSGALGAVLGGVPLAAVMLAALAATRAFGGVVPYTLIGNVGVPLARPVAVLAGTLAGGAVVTAGIAWTAPLVPGVIAAVWVLHRQVTRFERTHALPVVRVADPALRRRALGFALPRTLSAGLEESLVWLDVVLVGLIAGPAAAGVYGAATRFVGAGSALLQAMRIVVAPRFSAMLARGRRQDVQDLYDVTGTWIVLAGAPVFVLLAAHAGTVLGLLGPGFDSGARAVVALCVGGLGMLVGGNVQSLLLMSGHSGWAAANKGVVLAVNVAANLALIAPFGITGAAISWAACAWLDTLLAVLQVRRFTGVRLAVVPLARCLLVVLVCAGAASWLVRAQLGEGLLALLLSVLLTVVAVGGYAVADRRRLHTAELAALLPGRSTYSGTHVRK, from the coding sequence ATGAGTACGACGCCGGTCGCGGCCGTGCCGGACCCGGCGGGCCTCACGGGGGAGCTGCGGGCCACGGCCCGCGGTGGTGCGCTGAGCCTGCTGGGCTCGCTGTTCGGCACCGCGATGGGGTTCGTCCTCGTGCTGGTCCTCGCCCGCCAGCTCGGGCCGTCCGGCTCCGGCCTGGTGCTCCAGGCGATGGGCATCTTCATGATCTGCCTCAGCCTCGCGCGCCTGGGCACCGACACCACGGCGGTCTGGCTGGTGCCCCGGTTGCGCCACGAGCAGCCGGCCCAGGTCCGTGCCGCGTGCCTGCTGCTGCTGGGGCTCGCCGGGACCGCCGGGCTGACGGTGTGGGCCTGCTGGCTGCTGCTGCGCCCGGTCCTGATCGGGCACGGCATCGACGTCGTCGACTCGGGCGCGCTCGGCGCCGTGCTCGGCGGGGTGCCGCTGGCCGCCGTCATGCTCGCCGCGCTGGCCGCGACGCGGGCCTTCGGCGGCGTGGTGCCCTACACCCTCATCGGCAACGTCGGAGTGCCGCTCGCGCGCCCGGTCGCGGTGCTCGCCGGGACCCTGGCGGGTGGCGCGGTCGTCACCGCCGGGATCGCCTGGACCGCCCCGCTCGTGCCGGGGGTGATCGCGGCGGTCTGGGTGCTGCACCGTCAGGTCACCCGCTTCGAGCGCACGCACGCCCTGCCCGTCGTCCGGGTCGCCGACCCGGCGCTGCGGCGCCGCGCGCTCGGGTTCGCGCTGCCCCGCACCCTCTCAGCAGGCCTCGAGGAGTCCCTCGTCTGGCTCGACGTGGTGCTCGTCGGGCTGATCGCTGGGCCCGCGGCCGCCGGTGTGTACGGCGCCGCGACCCGTTTCGTGGGCGCCGGGTCCGCGCTGCTCCAGGCAATGCGGATCGTGGTCGCGCCCCGGTTCAGCGCGATGCTGGCCCGCGGACGGCGCCAGGACGTGCAGGACCTCTACGACGTCACCGGCACCTGGATCGTGCTGGCCGGCGCACCGGTCTTCGTGCTGCTCGCCGCGCACGCCGGCACGGTGCTGGGTCTGCTGGGACCGGGGTTCGACAGCGGCGCGCGGGCCGTCGTGGCCCTGTGCGTCGGCGGCCTGGGCATGCTGGTGGGCGGCAACGTGCAGTCGCTGCTGCTGATGTCGGGCCACAGCGGCTGGGCCGCCGCCAACAAGGGCGTCGTGCTCGCCGTGAACGTCGCGGCCAACCTGGCGCTGATCGCGCCCTTCGGGATCACCGGCGCGGCGATCAGCTGGGCGGCCTGCGCCTGGCTGGACACGCTGCTCGCGGTGCTCCAGGTGCGCCGCTTCACCGGCGTCCGGCTCGCCGTGGTCCCGCTGGCGCGATGCCTGCTCGTCGTGCTCGTTTGCGCCGGCGCAGCGTCCTGGCTGGTGCGCGCCCAGCTCGGCGAGGGCCTCCTCGCCCTGCTCCTCTCGGTGCTCCTCACCGTGGTCGCCGTGGGCGGGTACGCCGTCGCCGACCGTCGCCGGCTGCACACCGCCGAGCTCGCCGCCCTGCTGCCGGGCCGGTCGACCTACTCGGGCACCCACGTGCGCAAGTAG
- a CDS encoding glycoside hydrolase family 16 protein has translation MSPVSSAAPVPSGAPAAAPIVRRLNDPRIKESSGLAASTFNRPLLWTHNDSGDRPRLFAIGTQGRTRAVLRLSNASALDWEDVAAGPNHTLWAGDIGDNRAVRKQISVYRVREPRRVASARVRATRFRLAYPDGPHDADTLLVRPRSGRILIVTRSKGAGGIYRAPRRLRADRVNRLTRVARAPADVTAGSFAPEGDFLVLGTEDDAFGYRKVGGKGTRIALPARQKGESLEVRRGRRAALVGSEGRRSPIYRVRLPRSLRDDPRSPSPDLGPSQVKGWALDINEEFNTLDPNRWNVRDRTYNSNEDSYLLAANTRVRDGVLVIEGRRESAGGRQYTSGYVDTNRHYSVPNRFRAEIRARVPMQQGLWAAPLWFRPTDGSGGEIDLVETYGREAARPLVHQTIHTDYGAQHRQSALTYPFARLGDPAGTGWHTYVVEKTPGRIVMTVDGVTTATWRSGDPDWFNKYYEAGKRWNLRINMQIGGSYGGKPDASTDWSRATMAVDYLRTWVPE, from the coding sequence GTGTCACCCGTGTCATCGGCCGCACCTGTCCCGTCGGGGGCGCCGGCCGCCGCACCGATCGTGCGCCGCCTCAACGACCCGCGCATCAAGGAGTCCAGCGGGCTGGCGGCCAGCACCTTCAACCGCCCGCTGCTGTGGACCCACAACGACAGTGGCGACCGGCCGCGTCTCTTCGCGATCGGCACCCAGGGCCGCACCCGCGCGGTGCTGCGCCTGTCCAACGCCTCCGCGCTGGACTGGGAGGACGTCGCCGCCGGCCCGAACCACACCCTGTGGGCCGGCGACATCGGGGACAACCGCGCCGTGCGAAAGCAGATCAGCGTCTACCGCGTGCGCGAGCCGCGCCGGGTCGCCTCGGCACGGGTGCGTGCCACGCGGTTCCGTCTCGCCTACCCCGACGGCCCGCACGACGCGGACACCTTGTTGGTGCGGCCCCGCAGCGGGCGGATCCTGATCGTCACGAGGTCCAAGGGCGCCGGCGGCATCTACCGCGCGCCGCGTCGGCTGCGCGCCGACCGGGTCAACCGGCTCACCCGCGTCGCCCGCGCTCCTGCCGACGTGACCGCCGGCTCCTTCGCACCCGAGGGCGACTTCCTGGTGCTCGGCACCGAGGACGACGCGTTCGGCTACCGCAAGGTCGGCGGAAAGGGCACCCGCATCGCGCTCCCGGCCCGCCAGAAGGGCGAGTCGTTGGAGGTCCGGCGCGGCCGCCGCGCCGCCCTCGTCGGCAGCGAGGGCCGACGCAGCCCGATCTACCGGGTGCGGCTGCCGCGATCCCTGCGCGACGACCCCCGGTCCCCCTCCCCCGACCTTGGCCCGTCGCAGGTCAAGGGCTGGGCCCTGGACATCAACGAGGAGTTCAACACCCTCGACCCGAACCGGTGGAACGTCCGCGACCGCACCTACAACAGCAACGAGGACAGCTATCTGCTCGCCGCCAACACCCGCGTGCGCGACGGCGTCCTGGTCATCGAGGGCCGGCGGGAGAGCGCCGGCGGGCGCCAGTACACCTCCGGCTACGTCGACACCAACCGTCACTACTCCGTGCCCAACCGCTTCCGCGCCGAGATCCGGGCCCGGGTGCCGATGCAGCAGGGCCTGTGGGCGGCCCCGCTGTGGTTCCGCCCGACCGACGGGTCCGGCGGCGAGATCGACCTGGTCGAGACCTACGGCCGCGAGGCCGCGCGGCCTCTGGTGCACCAGACCATCCACACCGACTACGGCGCCCAGCACCGCCAGTCCGCGCTGACCTACCCCTTCGCCCGGCTCGGCGACCCGGCGGGCACGGGATGGCACACCTACGTCGTGGAGAAGACCCCCGGACGGATCGTCATGACGGTCGACGGGGTCACCACGGCCACCTGGCGTAGCGGCGATCCCGACTGGTTCAACAAGTACTACGAGGCCGGCAAGCGCTGGAACCTGCGCATCAACATGCAGATCGGCGGCAGCTACGGCGGAAAGCCCGACGCCAGCACCGACTGGTCCCGGGCCACGATGGCGGTGGACTACTTGCGCACGTGGGTGCCCGAGTAG
- a CDS encoding acyltransferase, whose translation MPDTADAALTDATVAPSADVDPRATLGPGARVWHLAQIREHAEIGAECTIGRGVYVGPGVVMGARCKVQNGALVYEPARVEEGVFIGPAVVFTNDLLPRAVTPEGALKTAADWDVVGVVARTGASVGARAVCIAPVALGRWSMVAAGAVVTRDVPDFALVAGVPARRVGWVGRAGVPLEETGPGSWRCPRTGEEYVVAGDGLREAAG comes from the coding sequence ATGCCCGACACCGCCGACGCGGCCCTCACCGACGCCACCGTCGCACCCTCCGCTGACGTCGACCCGCGCGCGACCCTCGGTCCCGGGGCCCGGGTCTGGCACCTCGCCCAGATCCGCGAGCACGCCGAGATCGGGGCGGAGTGCACGATCGGGCGCGGCGTCTACGTGGGCCCGGGCGTCGTGATGGGGGCGCGCTGCAAGGTGCAGAACGGCGCGCTGGTCTACGAGCCGGCCCGGGTCGAGGAGGGCGTGTTCATCGGCCCCGCCGTGGTCTTCACCAACGACCTGCTGCCGCGCGCCGTGACACCGGAGGGCGCGCTCAAGACCGCCGCGGACTGGGACGTCGTCGGCGTCGTGGCCCGCACCGGCGCCAGCGTCGGCGCCCGCGCGGTCTGCATCGCGCCGGTGGCCCTCGGGCGCTGGTCGATGGTCGCCGCGGGCGCCGTGGTCACCCGCGACGTCCCCGACTTCGCGCTGGTGGCCGGCGTCCCGGCCCGCCGGGTCGGCTGGGTGGGGCGCGCCGGCGTACCGCTCGAGGAGACCGGGCCCGGTTCCTGGCGGTGCCCCCGCACGGGCGAGGAGTACGTCGTGGCCGGCGACGGGCTGCGCGAGGCGGCCGGCTGA
- a CDS encoding LuxR C-terminal-related transcriptional regulator, producing the protein MASELPLVAEAIRAALGGRGFVAMALHVRLGGVFAAQERAVRRFAPDLMLVASELVRPRRLHDVQVLLRELALPTVVLTEREPGPVWGALLESGAAAVLPSSAVLDEVEHTLRRVLAGEGIVAPTRREQLLAAWRATEREGADLSRRVSALTPRELQTLQLLHAGRTVLEIAELCRVADGTVRSHVRAILRKLAVNSQLAAVAAYGRFLELDRPR; encoded by the coding sequence GTGGCCTCGGAGCTGCCGCTCGTGGCGGAGGCGATCCGTGCCGCCCTCGGCGGGCGCGGCTTCGTCGCCATGGCGCTCCACGTGCGACTGGGGGGCGTCTTCGCCGCCCAGGAGCGGGCCGTGCGCCGCTTCGCCCCCGACCTGATGCTGGTGGCCAGCGAGCTGGTCCGCCCGCGCCGGCTCCACGACGTGCAGGTGCTGCTGCGCGAGCTCGCGCTGCCGACCGTGGTGCTCACCGAGCGTGAGCCGGGGCCGGTGTGGGGCGCGCTGCTGGAGAGCGGCGCGGCCGCCGTGCTGCCCAGCTCGGCGGTCCTCGACGAGGTCGAGCACACCCTGCGACGGGTCCTCGCCGGGGAGGGCATCGTCGCCCCGACGAGGCGTGAGCAGCTGCTCGCCGCCTGGCGGGCCACCGAGCGTGAGGGCGCCGACCTGAGCAGGCGGGTCTCCGCGCTCACCCCGCGCGAGCTGCAGACCCTGCAGCTGCTGCACGCCGGCCGCACGGTGCTGGAGATCGCCGAGCTGTGCCGGGTCGCCGACGGCACGGTGCGCAGCCACGTCCGGGCGATCCTGCGCAAGCTCGCGGTGAACTCCCAGCTGGCCGCGGTCGCGGCGTACGGCAGGTTCCTCGAGCTCGACCGGCCCCGCTGA